A window of the Paraburkholderia sp. ZP32-5 genome harbors these coding sequences:
- a CDS encoding TetR/AcrR family transcriptional regulator gives MDPDTTHQRLTDRKRVAIVDAAIEEFLASGYDATSMDRIAARANVSKRTVYNHFPSKEALFAAILHQLWSASLEGDAPTYRADEPLRAQLLDLLGRKLRLLNDEAFLSLARVAIAAAIHSPERARDMVARLGEREEDLTVWVRAAVADGRLKIDDPMLAALQLQALVKAFAFWPQVTMGQPALGKREQQRVAESAADMFLARYA, from the coding sequence ATGGATCCCGATACCACCCACCAACGGCTGACTGACCGCAAGCGTGTCGCTATCGTCGACGCCGCGATCGAGGAATTTCTCGCGTCCGGTTACGACGCGACCAGCATGGACCGTATCGCGGCGCGCGCGAACGTGTCGAAACGCACGGTCTATAACCATTTCCCCAGCAAGGAAGCCCTTTTCGCGGCGATTCTTCATCAGTTGTGGAGCGCCAGCCTGGAGGGCGACGCGCCCACCTACCGCGCGGACGAACCGTTGCGCGCGCAGTTGCTCGATCTGCTGGGACGCAAGCTGCGGCTGCTGAACGACGAGGCGTTTCTGTCGCTGGCGCGCGTGGCGATCGCGGCCGCCATTCATTCGCCGGAACGCGCGCGGGACATGGTGGCCCGCCTCGGCGAACGCGAGGAAGACCTGACCGTGTGGGTGCGGGCCGCCGTCGCTGACGGCCGTCTGAAGATCGACGATCCGATGCTGGCCGCGCTACAGTTGCAGGCGCTGGTCAAGGCGTTCGCGTTCTGGCCGCAGGTGACGATGGGTCAGCCGGCGCTCGGCAAACGGGAACAACAGCGCGTCGCGGAATCGGCTGCCGATATGTTTCTCGCGCGTTATGCGTGA
- a CDS encoding SDR family NAD(P)-dependent oxidoreductase, giving the protein MDMKGRVALVTGAASGLGLAMAESVAEAGGHVVMTDINGPALRAEVARLLATGLSVDAQVLDVADLEAIDAVMDTAVARHKRIDAVFANAGISAGPGLIFTESGRLANLDVDNWRRVLDINLTAATCTIRSAARHMSARKYGRIIVTASIGGLRAERFCGYGYVATKAAIVNVVRQAAIDLAPDGVTVNAICPGPFMTNIAGGRMNLPEVAEQFRVSVPLGRVASTDEIKGLALLLASPASSFITGTAIPIDGGCMAA; this is encoded by the coding sequence ATGGATATGAAGGGGCGCGTTGCACTCGTTACGGGTGCGGCAAGCGGTCTGGGTCTGGCGATGGCGGAAAGCGTCGCGGAAGCCGGCGGGCACGTCGTGATGACGGACATCAACGGCCCCGCGCTGCGCGCCGAGGTTGCGCGTCTGCTTGCGACAGGCCTGAGTGTCGATGCGCAGGTTCTGGATGTCGCGGATCTCGAAGCGATCGATGCCGTGATGGATACGGCGGTCGCTCGCCACAAAAGGATCGATGCGGTGTTTGCGAACGCTGGTATCAGCGCCGGTCCCGGCCTGATCTTTACCGAAAGCGGCCGGCTCGCGAATCTCGACGTGGACAATTGGCGGCGCGTGCTGGATATCAACCTGACGGCCGCGACATGCACAATCAGATCGGCGGCAAGGCACATGAGCGCGCGAAAGTACGGGCGCATCATCGTCACGGCATCGATAGGCGGTCTGAGGGCCGAGCGTTTTTGCGGTTACGGTTACGTGGCAACAAAAGCCGCAATCGTCAACGTCGTACGCCAGGCGGCGATCGACCTGGCACCTGATGGTGTTACGGTGAACGCGATCTGTCCGGGGCCGTTCATGACGAATATTGCGGGTGGCCGAATGAATTTGCCGGAAGTGGCTGAGCAGTTCCGCGTGTCGGTTCCGCTCGGCCGCGTGGCGAGTACGGACGAAATAAAGGGCCTCGCGTTGCTGCTCGCCTCGCCCGCCAGCAGCTTTATCACCGGTACGGCCATCCCGATCGACGGCGGCTGCATGGCTGCCTGA
- a CDS encoding LysR substrate-binding domain-containing protein, with product MRRLPPLNALRAFETAARHGTLTRAAEELLVTPTAVGRHVKNLEDSLGAQLFERDGGTLTLTHQGRQYARALGRAFEMMGEATDLLLDTTSRSPITLRAYTTLLVRWLIPQLPDFQRQHPEVDLRLTTAFDAVDFNRDNVELGVRYGHGNWPGLHSTLLFHDELVAFCGTGLRDVFEHETLAEAFASVTLLTHTLRLDDWPDWFEEAGLSDVIPARRMPLNDMALIFQGALDGLGVGLSQRCYLTQDLAAGRLHMISPVVLKRDRGFHLVCRPETMNVPAVEAFIRWIESLPKPHELAP from the coding sequence ATGCGTCGACTCCCGCCCCTGAATGCACTGCGTGCGTTCGAAACCGCCGCCCGCCACGGCACCCTGACCCGCGCGGCGGAGGAATTGCTGGTCACGCCGACCGCGGTCGGCCGCCACGTGAAGAATCTCGAAGACTCGCTCGGCGCCCAGTTGTTCGAACGCGACGGCGGCACGCTGACGCTGACTCACCAGGGCCGTCAATACGCGCGAGCGCTCGGCCGCGCATTCGAAATGATGGGCGAGGCAACCGATCTGCTGCTCGATACGACGAGCCGCAGCCCGATCACGCTGCGCGCGTACACCACGTTGCTGGTGCGCTGGCTGATTCCTCAACTGCCCGATTTCCAGCGCCAGCATCCGGAAGTCGATCTGCGGCTCACCACCGCATTCGATGCCGTCGACTTCAACCGCGACAACGTCGAACTCGGCGTGCGCTACGGACACGGCAATTGGCCCGGCCTGCACTCGACGCTGCTGTTTCACGACGAACTCGTCGCCTTCTGCGGCACCGGTCTGCGCGACGTGTTCGAGCACGAGACGCTGGCCGAAGCGTTTGCATCCGTGACGCTGCTCACGCACACGCTGCGCCTCGACGACTGGCCCGACTGGTTCGAGGAAGCGGGCTTGAGCGACGTCATTCCGGCGCGGCGCATGCCGCTCAACGACATGGCGCTGATCTTCCAGGGCGCGCTCGACGGTCTGGGCGTCGGCCTGTCGCAACGCTGCTATCTGACTCAGGATCTGGCGGCCGGCAGGCTGCATATGATCTCGCCGGTCGTGCTCAAACGCGACCGCGGTTTTCATCTGGTGTGCCGCCCCGAAACGATGAACGTGCCGGCCGTCGAGGCTTTTATCAGGTGGATCGAAAGCCTGCCGAAGCCACACGAACTGGCGCCCTGA
- a CDS encoding MmgE/PrpD family protein, protein MAWARPAPSTLFTLDAEFLFGLRASVAARVSSAVVPIRAWLATSPTRCCAAFFIAIVSIIEIIARLAEHYSGCSETRAGKPGEKMTVMHEQKPAQSSDAVAAAPIAVQLGAFVAGTRVEDMPAHVLEQARSRLLDSIATAIEARGLPVPAVAQRFVGASQGPATMIGSAQQVAAVDAAFVNAALVNGCTHDDFLAKSHAGAVVIPAALAVGEEVDASGADLLVAIVLGYDVVARAYLGGPGMLPRFRASGVPGAVGASAAAARMLGLSAAQTANALGLSTMFASGFGEGFLAGTTDVKLNVAWASRSGVSAAQLARCGATAAPSAFEGKSGYFNAFANSAERAGEAIRDLGQRFLIEDTVYKERPVCIFVQTPVELAHRLTTAHRFDAAKIERVRIRAPLETLTNPGYQNVAPFASQLQARISVRFCVAAALLGRPVDTYAYFDQLDDAQVLALAERIDLLPPEDTRSVFVEVLHDGKSYSEEGFEMDHLLPSQEKIIAKFRHLTAGLPAGLSEKLLDSVMNLEKLPGLRSVTALLRDI, encoded by the coding sequence ATGGCGTGGGCGCGCCCCGCACCATCGACTTTATTTACGCTCGATGCGGAGTTTTTGTTCGGCTTAAGGGCTTCCGTCGCGGCAAGGGTTTCATCGGCGGTAGTGCCGATAAGAGCATGGCTCGCCACATCGCCCACGCGGTGCTGCGCCGCTTTCTTTATTGCTATAGTATCGATTATCGAGATAATAGCCCGATTAGCGGAACACTATAGCGGGTGCAGTGAAACGCGAGCGGGCAAACCGGGTGAAAAGATGACCGTCATGCATGAGCAAAAACCTGCGCAATCGTCGGATGCCGTCGCAGCGGCGCCGATCGCGGTTCAGTTGGGCGCATTCGTTGCCGGTACGCGCGTCGAAGATATGCCGGCCCACGTGCTGGAGCAGGCGAGAAGCCGCCTGCTCGATTCGATTGCCACCGCGATCGAGGCGCGCGGCTTGCCGGTGCCGGCCGTCGCGCAGCGGTTCGTCGGCGCGTCGCAGGGGCCGGCCACGATGATCGGCAGCGCGCAGCAGGTGGCGGCCGTCGATGCGGCATTCGTCAATGCGGCGCTCGTCAATGGCTGCACGCATGACGACTTCCTCGCGAAGTCTCATGCGGGCGCCGTGGTGATACCCGCCGCGCTCGCGGTCGGTGAAGAGGTCGACGCTAGCGGCGCCGATCTGCTGGTGGCAATCGTGCTTGGCTACGATGTGGTGGCCCGCGCATACCTCGGCGGGCCGGGTATGCTGCCGCGCTTTCGGGCCTCGGGCGTGCCGGGCGCGGTCGGCGCCTCGGCGGCCGCGGCGCGGATGCTCGGCTTGTCCGCGGCGCAGACGGCCAACGCGCTGGGGTTGTCCACGATGTTTGCGTCGGGCTTCGGTGAGGGGTTCCTCGCGGGCACGACGGACGTCAAGCTCAATGTCGCATGGGCCTCGCGCAGCGGCGTGTCCGCCGCGCAGCTCGCGCGTTGCGGCGCGACCGCCGCACCGAGCGCGTTCGAAGGGAAATCCGGCTATTTCAATGCCTTCGCGAATTCGGCGGAGCGCGCGGGCGAAGCGATTCGAGACCTGGGTCAGCGATTTCTGATCGAGGACACGGTCTACAAGGAACGGCCCGTGTGCATCTTCGTGCAGACTCCGGTCGAGCTTGCTCACAGATTGACGACGGCTCACCGTTTCGATGCCGCGAAGATCGAGCGCGTGCGAATTCGCGCTCCGCTTGAGACGTTGACCAACCCCGGCTACCAGAACGTCGCGCCTTTTGCGAGCCAGTTGCAGGCCCGGATCAGCGTGCGCTTCTGTGTGGCCGCCGCGCTATTGGGTCGCCCGGTCGATACCTATGCGTACTTCGATCAACTGGACGATGCGCAGGTATTGGCGCTGGCCGAGCGCATCGATTTGCTGCCTCCCGAGGACACCCGCAGCGTGTTCGTCGAGGTGCTGCATGACGGCAAGTCGTATAGCGAAGAAGGCTTCGAGATGGATCACCTGTTGCCGTCGCAGGAAAAGATCATCGCCAAATTCCGGCATCTGACGGCGGGATTGCCGGCCGGCCTGAGCGAAAAGCTGCTCGATAGCGTGATGAATCTGGAGAAGCTGCCTGGCCTACGCAGCGTGACGGCGTTGCTGCGCGATATCTGA
- a CDS encoding IclR family transcriptional regulator has product MASPDPTLPASSADGGTVNRVLRILSAFAIKDRWSVNELARALSLPRASTHRLLGLCKPLGYVEQDAAGLYMPGVELYRIAGRLSANMPINQLADPLLQAIRDETDETTLLVILARQEQKMFFSHIASPVHPLRYTSELNRLESLAWGAAGQSLLAFLSPEEIDSVLAREEASPLDGRALSADALRTTLESIRKQGYALSYSERAPDMHGIAVPFFDASGAVRGSVMLTIPHFRFDESRVDGFIALLQRAANELTHRLGRV; this is encoded by the coding sequence ATGGCATCGCCCGATCCCACACTGCCAGCATCTTCCGCCGATGGCGGCACGGTCAATCGAGTCCTACGGATCCTGTCCGCGTTTGCCATCAAGGACCGATGGTCGGTCAACGAACTCGCGAGAGCGCTGTCGCTGCCGCGCGCAAGCACGCATCGGCTGCTCGGTCTTTGCAAGCCGCTCGGCTACGTCGAACAGGATGCCGCAGGCCTTTATATGCCCGGTGTCGAGTTGTACCGGATAGCCGGACGGCTGAGCGCGAACATGCCGATCAACCAGCTCGCCGATCCTCTGCTGCAAGCGATTCGCGACGAAACCGACGAAACCACGCTACTCGTGATACTGGCGCGCCAGGAACAGAAAATGTTCTTCTCGCACATCGCCTCTCCGGTGCATCCGCTGCGCTATACGAGCGAACTCAACCGGCTTGAATCGCTCGCGTGGGGCGCGGCCGGACAATCGCTGCTGGCCTTTCTCAGTCCGGAAGAAATCGACTCGGTCCTGGCCCGCGAAGAAGCGTCGCCGCTCGATGGCCGCGCGCTGAGTGCAGACGCGCTACGTACGACACTCGAATCGATCCGCAAACAGGGCTACGCGCTGAGCTATTCCGAACGCGCGCCCGACATGCATGGCATCGCGGTGCCGTTTTTCGATGCCTCCGGCGCGGTGCGAGGCAGCGTGATGCTGACCATTCCGCACTTTCGTTTCGACGAATCGCGTGTCGATGGATTCATCGCGCTGTTGCAACGCGCCGCCAATGAATTGACGCATCGGCTCGGACGGGTCTAG
- a CDS encoding MFS transporter, which yields MPQAPHAPNAPQAANASIETRTIAKISGRIVPFLVLAFFISFIDRVNVGFAALEMNRQLGFTATAFGWGVGAFFVSLCLFEVPANVLMAKVGARLWICRIMISWGLVSGATAFVTGEKSFLALRFLLGVAEAGFFPGVILYLGTWFPSQHRARVLSLFLMAMPLANFIGSPISGALLGLDGVLGLHGWQWLFLIEAVPAVVMGLLALVALPDDPSRARWLSDEGREWLTASLAEERRQPARVEATSIWQVLRHPRVLGLAVIYAGSVGCNYALSYWQPQMIKSFGLSNFDTGLINAIPFGIASAVMILWARRSDRRGERVWHTALPLMVSAAGLIACMFLNTLAPTVIALTVALAGCYSVKAPMFALCAESLSARTSAAGIGQVCAIGNIAGVLCPTLVGWIRDLTGNFRMGLLPMVVLALIGTLVTLTLRRERPADIAPGFADGAARQAR from the coding sequence ATGCCACAAGCGCCACACGCGCCGAACGCGCCACAAGCAGCGAACGCGTCGATCGAGACACGAACGATCGCGAAAATTTCAGGCCGCATCGTGCCGTTTCTCGTGCTCGCGTTTTTCATCTCGTTCATCGACCGGGTCAACGTCGGCTTCGCCGCGCTGGAGATGAACCGGCAACTGGGTTTCACTGCGACGGCATTCGGCTGGGGTGTGGGGGCCTTTTTCGTATCGCTGTGTCTGTTCGAGGTGCCGGCGAACGTGCTGATGGCGAAGGTCGGCGCGCGCCTGTGGATCTGCCGGATCATGATCAGTTGGGGGCTCGTCTCCGGCGCGACCGCGTTCGTCACCGGCGAAAAGTCGTTTCTCGCGTTGCGGTTTCTGCTCGGCGTAGCCGAAGCCGGCTTTTTCCCCGGCGTGATCCTGTACCTCGGCACCTGGTTTCCGAGCCAGCACCGGGCGCGCGTGCTGAGCCTGTTCCTGATGGCGATGCCGCTGGCCAATTTCATCGGTTCGCCGATTTCGGGCGCGTTGCTCGGACTCGACGGCGTACTCGGACTGCACGGCTGGCAGTGGCTGTTCCTGATCGAAGCCGTGCCCGCCGTCGTGATGGGCCTGCTGGCACTGGTCGCGCTGCCCGACGATCCATCCCGCGCGCGCTGGCTGTCCGACGAAGGCCGCGAATGGCTGACCGCCAGCCTCGCCGAGGAGCGACGTCAGCCGGCGCGCGTGGAAGCGACCTCGATCTGGCAGGTGCTGCGGCATCCGCGCGTGCTGGGTCTCGCGGTGATCTACGCGGGATCGGTCGGCTGCAACTATGCGTTGAGCTACTGGCAGCCGCAGATGATCAAGTCCTTTGGCCTCAGCAATTTCGACACCGGTCTGATCAACGCGATTCCGTTTGGCATCGCAAGCGCGGTGATGATTCTGTGGGCGCGGCGTTCCGATCGACGCGGCGAGCGCGTCTGGCACACGGCATTGCCGCTGATGGTGTCGGCGGCGGGCCTGATCGCCTGCATGTTTCTGAACACGCTGGCGCCCACCGTGATCGCGCTGACCGTGGCGCTGGCCGGCTGCTACTCGGTGAAGGCGCCAATGTTTGCGCTGTGCGCCGAATCGCTGTCGGCGCGGACCTCCGCGGCGGGCATCGGGCAGGTTTGCGCAATCGGCAATATCGCGGGCGTGCTGTGTCCGACGCTCGTTGGCTGGATTCGCGATCTGACCGGCAACTTTCGCATGGGCCTGCTGCCGATGGTCGTGCTCGCGCTGATCGGTACGCTCGTCACGCTGACGCTCAGACGCGAGCGGCCGGCGGACATTGCGCCAGGGTTCGCTGACGGCGCCGCGCGGCAGGCGCGTTGA
- a CDS encoding SDR family NAD(P)-dependent oxidoreductase: protein MKDLKGKVAIVTGAASGIGYGIALNLARAGVHVAIADIRRDKLNEAVTAIESEGVEALAIEIDTSSPESVQAAGAAVMEKFGKLHMAFNNAGVAMHGVPMLELPQADWDWVIGVNVRGVINGMQTFVPLIRKTGEGGHIVNTASIGGFQIHPDWHTGPYSMTKYAVVALTEALEQDLEGSGIGVSVLCPAAVQTNLDQSGGARPVRFGGAVERPQNHFLRELVKDGLTPEEAGERVLHAIRNDEFFIFTASAPREWIEKRHQRLMQSFDNVARWEQSRQSTHDRV from the coding sequence ATGAAAGACCTGAAAGGCAAGGTGGCAATCGTCACAGGCGCGGCGTCCGGTATCGGCTACGGCATTGCGTTGAACCTCGCGCGTGCCGGCGTTCACGTCGCGATAGCGGATATTCGTCGCGACAAACTCAACGAAGCCGTGACCGCAATCGAGTCGGAAGGCGTAGAGGCGCTCGCCATCGAAATCGATACGTCATCGCCGGAATCCGTACAGGCCGCGGGCGCAGCCGTCATGGAGAAATTCGGCAAACTGCACATGGCCTTCAATAACGCGGGCGTTGCGATGCACGGCGTGCCCATGCTCGAACTGCCGCAGGCCGATTGGGACTGGGTAATCGGCGTAAATGTGCGCGGCGTGATCAACGGCATGCAAACGTTCGTGCCACTGATTCGCAAAACCGGCGAAGGCGGTCATATCGTGAACACGGCTTCGATCGGCGGCTTCCAGATTCATCCGGACTGGCACACCGGGCCGTATTCGATGACGAAGTATGCCGTTGTGGCGCTCACCGAAGCGCTGGAACAGGATCTGGAAGGCAGCGGTATCGGCGTGTCGGTTCTGTGCCCGGCGGCGGTGCAAACGAACCTGGATCAGTCGGGCGGCGCGCGTCCGGTCCGTTTCGGCGGTGCGGTGGAACGCCCACAAAATCATTTCCTGCGTGAGCTCGTGAAAGATGGTCTCACACCCGAGGAAGCGGGCGAGCGCGTGCTGCATGCAATCAGAAACGATGAATTCTTTATCTTCACCGCGAGCGCGCCGCGCGAATGGATCGAGAAGCGTCATCAGCGTTTGATGCAATCGTTCGACAACGTTGCTCGTTGGGAGCAATCGCGGCAATCGACTCACGACAGGGTGTAA
- a CDS encoding MFS transporter, with protein sequence MSTVLKAPVLNVDELLDKQKIGRFNLFLLLCMFIVMLLDGYDIMAVGFIAPHLVDAWHIPPSDLGPIFSSSLFGILCGSLIFGYIGDRIGRKGALILSCIAFGALTLLAGTSTNVTEMVIFRFLGGMGIGGVMPNSIALTSEYAPKKYRATAVIIMFCGNTFGSSLPILVSMMLVPTHGWQAIMWVGGILPLLIAAFFMAALPESIRFLALDPKHRERAIITLRRLLPDVSVDDDAVLHTEVMASTQKGSRKDRFRKLFEGRLAKVTPLIWIVFIANLGTFYFVNSWVPTLAVQAGIAKQTAVMGLTMFQIGGTLASFAIARPTDRYGMKLLVWISVLAIPVVALTGYVVQASDPVYLAGMFIIGVVLLGLQCGLNGMSGILFPTEVRANGIGSCFGIGRCGAAVGPLIGGALIANHVSAPTIFQMLSSLTIIGTIACFFLSRQPIENT encoded by the coding sequence GTGTCAACGGTACTCAAAGCGCCAGTGCTCAATGTGGATGAGCTACTGGACAAACAGAAAATCGGCCGCTTCAATCTGTTTCTGCTGCTGTGTATGTTCATTGTGATGTTGCTCGATGGCTACGACATTATGGCCGTTGGCTTCATCGCGCCGCACCTGGTAGACGCGTGGCATATTCCGCCGTCTGACCTCGGACCAATCTTTAGCTCGAGTCTGTTCGGCATTTTGTGTGGTTCGCTGATCTTCGGTTATATCGGTGATCGTATCGGCCGCAAAGGCGCACTGATCCTTTCCTGCATTGCATTCGGTGCGCTGACGCTTCTCGCCGGTACGTCGACGAATGTCACCGAAATGGTTATCTTCCGTTTCCTGGGCGGTATGGGTATCGGCGGCGTGATGCCGAATTCGATTGCGCTGACTTCCGAATACGCACCGAAGAAATACCGTGCAACGGCCGTCATCATCATGTTCTGCGGTAATACGTTCGGCTCGTCGCTTCCTATTCTGGTCAGTATGATGCTGGTGCCGACCCATGGATGGCAGGCCATCATGTGGGTTGGCGGTATTCTGCCCCTGCTGATCGCGGCATTCTTTATGGCGGCTCTTCCCGAGTCGATCCGTTTCCTCGCGCTCGATCCGAAACACCGTGAACGTGCAATCATCACGTTGCGTCGGTTACTGCCCGACGTGAGCGTGGATGATGACGCGGTGCTGCACACTGAGGTGATGGCTTCGACTCAAAAAGGCTCGCGTAAGGACCGTTTCCGCAAGCTGTTTGAAGGCCGGTTGGCGAAAGTCACGCCACTCATCTGGATTGTGTTCATCGCGAATCTGGGCACGTTTTATTTCGTCAATAGCTGGGTCCCTACCCTTGCGGTCCAGGCAGGCATCGCGAAGCAAACGGCAGTGATGGGCCTCACCATGTTCCAGATCGGCGGTACGCTCGCCAGTTTCGCGATTGCGCGTCCGACCGACAGGTACGGCATGAAATTGCTGGTCTGGATTTCCGTGCTGGCTATTCCGGTCGTTGCACTCACCGGCTATGTTGTCCAGGCATCGGATCCGGTTTATCTCGCCGGGATGTTCATCATCGGCGTCGTGCTGCTTGGTTTGCAATGCGGCCTGAACGGCATGTCGGGAATCCTGTTTCCAACGGAAGTCCGCGCGAATGGTATCGGCAGCTGTTTCGGCATCGGTCGCTGTGGCGCCGCTGTCGGACCGCTGATCGGCGGTGCGCTGATTGCCAATCATGTTTCGGCGCCGACGATCTTCCAGATGCTGTCGAGCCTCACCATCATCGGCACGATCGCCTGCTTCTTCCTCAGCCGGCAACCTATCGAGAACACCTGA
- a CDS encoding 6,7-dimethyl-8-ribityllumazine synthase has protein sequence MNSPLTQSLLSNVSQCGVRPKIAFIQAGWHEDIVGQCRDAFFEAMKSHGFDRKDLDIQQVAGAFEIPLAAKRLAASGKYATIVTAAFVVDGGIYRHDFVAQTVVSALMQIQIETDVPVLSGVLTPHKYHATEEHNQFFRDHFRVKGKELADACVSTISGSVTIDSPTPDT, from the coding sequence ATGAATTCCCCGCTCACACAGTCCCTTCTTTCTAACGTTTCCCAATGTGGCGTACGACCTAAAATTGCCTTTATTCAGGCAGGCTGGCATGAGGATATCGTCGGCCAATGTCGCGATGCATTTTTTGAGGCGATGAAATCGCACGGATTCGACCGGAAAGACCTCGATATCCAGCAGGTTGCGGGGGCGTTTGAAATTCCGCTGGCGGCAAAGAGGCTTGCAGCCAGCGGGAAGTATGCGACCATCGTTACAGCAGCATTCGTTGTCGATGGTGGTATCTATCGGCACGATTTCGTTGCACAGACGGTTGTCAGTGCGCTTATGCAGATTCAGATCGAAACAGATGTTCCGGTCCTGTCGGGCGTGCTCACACCACATAAATATCATGCAACCGAAGAGCACAACCAGTTCTTCCGCGATCATTTCAGAGTCAAGGGAAAAGAACTTGCCGACGCTTGTGTATCCACGATATCTGGATCGGTGACCATTGACTCCCCAACGCCTGACACCTAG
- a CDS encoding MFS transporter, with translation MNTPTPVDPLRQVKALLRATSGHFLEMFDFILFGFYASHIAKAFFPASSEFASLMLTFATFGAGFLMRPLGGIILGGYIDRVGRRKGLIVTLMMMAIATLIIAFTPGYASIGVLAPLLVLIGRLLQGFSAGAELGGVAVYLAEMATPGHKGFYVAWQSVAQQIGVIIAALLGYAINAWMAPDVISAWGWRIPFGIGCLMVPFLFLIRRSLEESDEFLARRTRPGTRDIFVQLGSHIGVVLTGILLVSMTNVSFYLLAVYTPTFGDKVLRLSTAHSLLAALAVGVSNAFWLPIMGALSDRVGRWPVLIGFSALAITTAYPAMLWLIGTPDFAHLLIVSLWLSFLYSGYNGAMYIALAEVMPMEIRTAAFSLAFGVSAAVFGGFTPAIATWLVHVLDNKAAPGIWMSIGAVCGLTASVIFARQMSRRAAGHQSERNAARAVIRS, from the coding sequence ATGAACACTCCCACGCCGGTCGATCCGCTGAGGCAGGTCAAGGCCCTGTTGCGAGCGACGAGCGGCCATTTTCTCGAGATGTTCGACTTCATCCTGTTCGGCTTTTACGCGTCGCATATCGCGAAAGCCTTCTTTCCGGCGAGCAGCGAATTCGCTTCGCTGATGCTGACCTTCGCCACCTTCGGCGCGGGCTTTCTGATGCGGCCGTTGGGCGGGATCATCCTCGGCGGCTACATCGACCGGGTGGGTCGGCGCAAAGGTCTGATCGTCACGCTGATGATGATGGCGATCGCGACGCTGATCATTGCGTTCACGCCCGGCTACGCGAGCATCGGCGTGCTCGCGCCGCTGCTGGTGCTGATTGGACGGCTGTTGCAGGGCTTCTCGGCGGGCGCGGAATTGGGCGGCGTCGCGGTCTACCTCGCCGAGATGGCGACGCCCGGCCATAAGGGCTTTTATGTCGCGTGGCAATCGGTGGCGCAGCAGATCGGCGTGATCATCGCGGCGCTGCTCGGTTATGCGATCAACGCGTGGATGGCGCCCGACGTAATCTCGGCCTGGGGCTGGCGGATCCCGTTCGGCATCGGCTGTCTGATGGTGCCGTTCCTGTTCCTGATCCGGCGCTCGCTGGAGGAAAGCGATGAATTCCTCGCGCGCCGCACGCGGCCTGGCACGCGCGACATCTTCGTCCAGCTGGGCAGTCATATCGGTGTCGTGCTGACGGGCATCCTGCTGGTGTCGATGACGAACGTGTCGTTCTATCTGCTCGCCGTCTACACCCCGACGTTCGGCGACAAGGTGCTGCGCCTGAGTACCGCGCACAGCTTGCTGGCCGCGCTCGCGGTGGGCGTGTCGAACGCGTTCTGGCTGCCGATCATGGGCGCGCTGTCGGACCGCGTGGGCCGCTGGCCGGTGCTGATCGGCTTCTCGGCGCTGGCGATCACGACCGCCTATCCGGCGATGCTGTGGCTGATCGGCACGCCGGATTTCGCGCATCTGCTGATCGTGTCGCTGTGGCTTTCGTTCCTGTACTCGGGCTATAACGGCGCGATGTACATTGCGCTCGCGGAAGTGATGCCGATGGAAATCCGCACGGCCGCTTTTTCGCTGGCGTTCGGCGTCAGCGCGGCGGTCTTCGGCGGCTTTACGCCGGCGATCGCAACGTGGCTCGTCCATGTGCTGGACAACAAGGCTGCGCCCGGCATCTGGATGAGCATCGGCGCCGTGTGCGGGCTCACCGCGAGCGTGATCTTCGCGCGCCAGATGTCGCGCCGCGCGGCGGGACATCAGAGCGAACGTAATGCGGCGCGCGCGGTCATCAGGTCGTGA